In Thalassotalea fonticola, a single genomic region encodes these proteins:
- the gshB gene encoding glutathione synthase, whose amino-acid sequence MTIKLGIVMDPISTVKVAKDSSMAMMLEAQKRGYEIYYMEMQDLYLDQGVCRANAARVTVFDDAQKWYELEAAQDIEVASLDAVLMRKDPPFDTEYIYVTYMLERAEEQGTLMVNKPQSLRDCNEKLFTAWFADLTPRTLVTRSSAKIREFHQQHSDVIIKPLDGMGGSSIFRMSPNEANVGVIIETLTNHGSMYAMVQEYMPEILDGDKRILIVNGEPMPYCLARIPAQGETRGNLAAGGRGEARPLSASDLLIAQTIAPELKKRGLYFVGLDVIGDKVTEINVTSPTCIREIEAAYPINISGKLMDAIEEQVELNKK is encoded by the coding sequence ATGACAATCAAACTTGGCATAGTAATGGATCCAATTTCTACGGTTAAAGTAGCAAAAGATTCGAGTATGGCTATGATGCTTGAAGCGCAAAAACGTGGTTATGAAATTTACTACATGGAAATGCAAGACTTGTATTTAGACCAAGGCGTTTGTCGTGCCAATGCCGCCAGAGTAACTGTGTTTGATGATGCTCAAAAGTGGTATGAACTTGAGGCTGCACAAGATATTGAGGTAGCTAGCCTTGATGCCGTATTAATGCGCAAAGATCCGCCATTTGATACCGAATACATCTACGTCACTTATATGCTTGAGCGCGCCGAAGAACAAGGCACATTAATGGTAAACAAACCGCAAAGCTTGCGCGACTGTAATGAAAAACTGTTTACTGCCTGGTTTGCCGATTTAACGCCAAGAACACTGGTCACTCGTTCTTCAGCAAAAATTCGTGAATTTCATCAACAACACAGCGATGTGATCATCAAGCCGCTCGATGGCATGGGCGGTTCATCAATTTTTAGAATGAGCCCGAATGAAGCCAACGTTGGCGTAATTATCGAAACGTTAACCAACCATGGCAGTATGTATGCAATGGTACAAGAATACATGCCTGAAATTTTAGATGGCGATAAACGCATCTTAATTGTTAATGGCGAGCCTATGCCATATTGTTTAGCACGTATTCCTGCCCAAGGTGAAACCCGTGGTAATTTAGCCGCAGGTGGCCGTGGTGAAGCCAGACCATTATCAGCAAGTGATTTATTAATAGCACAAACCATAGCGCCAGAGCTTAAAAAACGTGGCTTATATTTTGTTGGGTTAGATGTTATTGGTGATAAAGTTACCGAAATTAATGTGACAAGCCCAACCTGCATTCGAGAAATTGAAGCGGCTTATCCAATCAATATTAGTGGTAAACTAATGGATGCCATTGAAGAGCAGGTTGAGCTGAATAAAAAATAA
- the amaB gene encoding L-piperidine-6-carboxylate dehydrogenase, whose protein sequence is MDFLKTLGINENNFGAATGQQWLTTQDQGQFDISSPVDGKAIASVYQCSADDYQEVVKAAESAFKIWRKVPAPLRGEIVRQIGNKLRDFKQPLGELVAYEMGKSLQEGLGEVQEMIDICDFAVGLSRQLNGSTLHSERPKHRMYDQYHPLGIVGVISAFNFPVAVWSWNAMIAAICGNVTIWKPSEKTPLTAIACQNIIKDVLVENDVPEGVFSLVIGEGNVIGEGMLHDKRLPLMSVTGSTRVGRHAGTVVASRFGKSILELGGNNAIIVSQDADLNIAIPGIVFGAVGTAGQRCTTTRRVIIHESLYEQVKDILVKAYQGLRIGSPLNENNHVGPLIDTQAVSMFSQAIEKVQAEGGNLLCGGEVLTGPGYESGCYVKPAVVEAENSFHMVQEETFAPIVYLIKYSGNLDNAIAIQNDVVQGLSSAIFTNNLREAENFLSHWGSDCGIANVNIGTSGAEIGGAFGGEKETGGGRESGSDAWKAYMRRQTNTINYSSELPLAQGIKFDI, encoded by the coding sequence ATGGATTTTTTAAAAACATTAGGCATTAACGAAAATAACTTTGGTGCGGCTACTGGTCAGCAATGGCTCACGACGCAAGACCAAGGCCAATTTGATATTTCATCACCAGTAGATGGCAAAGCGATTGCTAGTGTTTACCAATGTTCAGCTGACGATTACCAAGAAGTAGTAAAAGCGGCTGAGTCAGCATTCAAAATTTGGCGTAAAGTACCGGCGCCATTGCGCGGCGAAATCGTTCGTCAAATAGGTAATAAACTGCGCGACTTCAAACAACCTTTAGGTGAATTAGTTGCTTATGAAATGGGCAAGTCTTTGCAAGAAGGGTTAGGTGAAGTACAGGAAATGATCGATATTTGTGATTTTGCTGTTGGTTTATCGCGCCAATTAAATGGTTCCACTTTGCATTCAGAGCGACCAAAGCACCGCATGTACGATCAATATCATCCACTCGGTATTGTTGGCGTAATTTCCGCGTTTAACTTTCCGGTAGCTGTTTGGTCGTGGAATGCAATGATCGCGGCGATTTGTGGCAATGTTACTATTTGGAAACCATCGGAAAAAACTCCGCTAACTGCAATCGCTTGTCAAAATATCATTAAAGACGTTCTCGTCGAAAACGATGTGCCAGAAGGTGTATTTTCACTGGTTATTGGTGAAGGGAACGTAATAGGTGAGGGCATGCTACATGATAAAAGATTACCATTAATGTCAGTAACCGGCTCTACTCGTGTTGGTCGCCATGCGGGCACTGTTGTCGCCTCTCGTTTTGGTAAATCAATTTTAGAGCTTGGCGGTAATAATGCCATTATTGTCAGCCAAGATGCTGATTTGAATATTGCTATTCCTGGCATTGTTTTCGGTGCGGTAGGCACTGCCGGTCAGCGTTGTACCACGACTCGTCGAGTGATTATTCATGAATCGCTATATGAGCAAGTAAAAGATATTTTAGTAAAAGCCTATCAAGGTTTGCGTATTGGTTCGCCATTAAATGAAAATAATCATGTCGGGCCACTCATTGATACTCAAGCAGTTAGCATGTTTAGCCAGGCTATTGAAAAGGTACAAGCCGAAGGCGGTAATTTACTTTGTGGTGGTGAGGTATTAACTGGGCCAGGTTATGAGTCAGGTTGTTATGTTAAGCCTGCTGTTGTTGAAGCAGAAAACAGTTTTCATATGGTACAAGAAGAAACGTTTGCACCAATTGTGTATTTGATCAAATACTCAGGCAATTTAGATAACGCCATCGCCATTCAAAATGATGTGGTACAGGGCTTATCTTCAGCAATATTTACCAATAATTTACGTGAAGCTGAAAACTTCCTGTCTCACTGGGGCTCAGATTGTGGTATTGCCAATGTTAATATAGGTACTTCCGGTGCTGAAATTGGCGGCGCATTTGGCGGTGAAAAAGAAACTGGTGGTGGCCGTGAGTCTGGCTCAGATGCATGGAAAGCTTACATGCGTCGTCAAACTAATACCATCAACTACTCGAGTGAACTGCCATTAGCGCAAGGTATAAAGTTTGATATCTAA
- a CDS encoding YqgE/AlgH family protein, translated as MESLENQLLIAMPSLKDPYFHKTVTYICEHNADGAMGLVINIPVRITLNELLAQIDADKVEVDDLNQRVLAGGPVATDRGFVLHNSQSGWNSSLELGNDIMITTSKDILEALGTDKSPEQFIVTLGYAGWGSGQLEKELQENSWLTTPADKEILFDTPIELRWQKAAEKLGIDLGHLSSEVGHA; from the coding sequence ATGGAAAGTTTAGAAAACCAATTGCTTATCGCTATGCCAAGCTTAAAGGATCCGTATTTTCATAAAACGGTGACTTATATTTGTGAGCATAACGCAGATGGCGCTATGGGGTTAGTCATAAATATTCCAGTAAGAATTACTTTAAATGAGCTGCTCGCGCAAATTGATGCTGACAAGGTCGAAGTGGATGATCTTAATCAGCGAGTACTCGCTGGTGGACCCGTAGCAACCGACAGAGGCTTTGTGTTACACAATTCTCAATCAGGATGGAACAGTTCACTCGAACTTGGCAATGATATTATGATCACCACCAGTAAAGATATTCTTGAAGCATTGGGCACTGATAAATCGCCTGAGCAATTTATTGTTACTTTAGGTTATGCCGGTTGGGGTTCTGGCCAGTTAGAAAAAGAGTTACAAGAAAACTCTTGGTTAACTACCCCGGCTGATAAAGAAATTTTATTTGATACCCCGATAGAACTTCGCTGGCAAAAAGCGGCGGAAAAGCTTGGTATTGATTTAGGCCATTTATCGAGCGAAGTAGGGCATGCGTAA
- the rsmE gene encoding 16S rRNA (uracil(1498)-N(3))-methyltransferase — translation MSNPRIYQPTDFNTDSTVALSDDAFGHVVRVLRLKVGDEVTFFNGDGHDYQAVLNEVSKKQATANISKRTARNNESPLNIHLGQGISRGDRMDFTLQKSVELGVNTITPLFTERCGVKLNAERLEKKRQQWQKIVISACEQSGRAMVPEVRAPASLSEWLAQETSALKINLHPRAPHSIMGLPMSAERVRLLIGPEGGLTNEEIEQASNANYTEVLLGPRVLRTETAALTAITALQCKFGDLS, via the coding sequence ATGAGTAACCCTAGAATTTATCAACCTACCGACTTTAACACTGACAGTACAGTTGCCTTATCAGATGATGCCTTTGGTCATGTTGTGCGCGTACTTAGGTTAAAAGTTGGCGATGAAGTGACGTTTTTTAATGGCGATGGTCATGACTACCAAGCTGTGCTTAATGAGGTAAGTAAAAAGCAAGCGACAGCAAACATTAGCAAGCGCACTGCTCGTAATAATGAGTCACCATTGAATATTCACTTAGGTCAGGGGATATCCCGCGGTGACCGGATGGATTTCACGTTACAAAAATCAGTTGAGCTTGGCGTTAACACCATCACACCATTATTTACTGAACGCTGCGGCGTAAAATTAAATGCTGAACGCTTAGAAAAAAAACGTCAGCAATGGCAAAAAATAGTCATTAGTGCTTGCGAACAAAGTGGCAGAGCGATGGTGCCAGAAGTACGTGCGCCAGCATCATTAAGCGAATGGTTAGCGCAAGAAACATCGGCGTTAAAAATAAATTTACACCCAAGAGCGCCGCATTCAATTATGGGGTTGCCAATGAGCGCAGAGCGAGTACGACTATTAATTGGTCCAGAAGGCGGATTAACCAATGAAGAAATCGAACAAGCCAGTAATGCCAACTATACTGAAGTACTACTAGGACCTAGAGTACTGAGAACTGAAACGGCGGCACTTACGGCAATCACTGCATTACAATGTAAATTTGGTGATTTAAGCTAG
- the ruvX gene encoding Holliday junction resolvase RuvX has translation MMAKSVKPQGQRTLLGFDFGTKYIGIAVGQEITCSASPVKSIKAKDGIPNWDDMASIVKEWQPDLLVVGLPLNMDGTEQPLTLRAKKFAKRLSGRFGLEVNLQDERLTTADAKAQLFEQGGYRNLQKDNVDCQSAVIILESFMGY, from the coding sequence ATCATGGCAAAGTCAGTTAAACCTCAAGGGCAACGCACCTTGTTAGGGTTTGATTTTGGAACCAAATATATCGGTATCGCAGTTGGCCAGGAAATCACCTGTAGTGCCTCACCGGTTAAATCAATTAAAGCTAAAGATGGCATTCCAAATTGGGATGATATGGCTAGCATTGTCAAAGAGTGGCAACCAGACTTGTTGGTCGTTGGTTTACCCTTGAATATGGATGGTACTGAACAGCCATTAACATTGCGGGCAAAAAAGTTTGCTAAACGTTTATCAGGACGCTTTGGTTTAGAAGTGAATTTACAAGATGAGCGCCTAACCACAGCCGATGCCAAAGCACAGTTGTTTGAACAGGGTGGTTATCGAAACTTACAAAAAGATAATGTTGACTGCCAATCCGCGGTAATTATTTTAGAAAGCTTTATGGGTTATTAA
- a CDS encoding aminotransferase class III-fold pyridoxal phosphate-dependent enzyme: protein MTNAVNTQFSEVEVAKFLQQHYQLAGTLKSLPGYCDQNLTLTTDSGEHYIVKIANSGESKLELDMQNAAMAHLTEQSIAVPHAISNNDEQLITVIENGHQDKYFLRVLTYLPGVFYADADSAAHGAELWASLGKFIGKIDNAFSNFNHQGAYRYLDWDLAQGLGICQTKKHCLAAEQRELVDYFLELYQTQTLPVLSQLPQGVIHNDANDYNVLIDDVHQPKSITGLIDFGDMVHSHVVNELAIASAYALMDQQQPLTALKTIVAAYHHERALKDVELEVLFSLVALRLCTTVCNSTLAYQQQPENEYLLVSVKPAWALLEQLRNLNPFAVYCQLKQACELPVDSGKSKTEITSFRQKHLGKTLSLSYQQPLKIVRGQGAYLYDEQGTPYLDMVNNVCHVGHCHPKVVAAGQAQLAKLNTNTRYLHDNLVNYADKLLATMPDELSVCMFVNSGSEANELAFRLASCYSNSKELLVVDGAYHGNTNACIEASPYKFDGPGGEGAQPNVHKVTLPDPYRGEYLGDTAQTATAYADSVKAEIAKLTAQGKHPGAYICESLQGVAGQIIMPQGYLTEVYAQVRAAGGVCIADEVQVGFGRVGTHMWAFETQNVTPDIVTLGKPIGNGHPMAAVITTQAIADAFVTGMEYFNTFGGNPVSCAIGTAVLDVIKDEKLQQHALETGNYFQQQLAQLQQEFKLIGDVRGLGLFIGVELVEDRISKQPATDKTSWLVEYFKQNHILLSTEGPFYNILKIKPPLAFNRADADKFIAVLKAGLTELL from the coding sequence ATGACAAACGCCGTTAATACACAATTTTCTGAAGTCGAAGTTGCAAAATTTTTACAACAACATTATCAGTTAGCTGGTACGTTGAAATCATTACCTGGTTATTGTGATCAAAACCTCACCTTAACCACAGATTCTGGCGAGCACTACATAGTTAAAATTGCCAATAGCGGCGAGTCTAAATTAGAGCTGGACATGCAAAATGCGGCAATGGCGCATTTAACCGAGCAGTCAATTGCCGTGCCACACGCTATTAGCAATAACGATGAACAGCTAATAACGGTTATTGAAAATGGCCACCAGGATAAATATTTTCTGCGCGTATTAACGTATTTGCCTGGCGTGTTTTATGCCGATGCAGATAGCGCTGCTCATGGAGCCGAGCTATGGGCCAGTCTTGGCAAGTTTATTGGCAAAATAGACAATGCCTTTAGCAACTTTAATCATCAAGGCGCCTATCGCTACCTTGACTGGGATCTGGCCCAAGGTTTAGGTATTTGCCAAACCAAAAAGCATTGTTTGGCAGCCGAGCAGCGTGAATTGGTTGATTATTTTCTTGAACTTTATCAAACCCAAACGTTGCCGGTATTATCACAATTGCCACAAGGTGTTATTCATAACGATGCCAATGACTATAACGTGTTAATTGATGATGTGCATCAGCCGAAAAGCATAACGGGTTTAATTGATTTTGGCGATATGGTGCACAGCCATGTGGTTAATGAATTAGCGATTGCCAGTGCTTATGCATTAATGGACCAACAACAGCCATTAACAGCACTGAAAACAATTGTTGCGGCTTATCACCACGAACGTGCTCTAAAAGATGTCGAGCTAGAAGTTCTATTTTCTTTAGTGGCATTAAGGTTATGTACAACGGTGTGTAATTCAACACTTGCCTATCAGCAGCAACCTGAAAATGAATACCTGCTGGTATCAGTAAAGCCTGCTTGGGCATTACTAGAGCAGTTACGTAACCTGAATCCGTTTGCGGTTTATTGTCAATTAAAACAAGCTTGTGAATTACCTGTTGATAGCGGTAAAAGTAAAACCGAGATCACTAGTTTTAGACAAAAACATCTGGGTAAAACGCTTAGTTTGAGTTACCAGCAACCATTAAAAATTGTTCGTGGTCAGGGGGCTTATTTATATGACGAACAAGGCACACCGTATTTAGATATGGTCAACAATGTGTGTCATGTGGGTCACTGTCACCCAAAAGTGGTTGCTGCAGGGCAGGCACAATTAGCCAAACTTAATACCAATACCCGTTATTTACATGACAACTTAGTGAACTATGCCGATAAATTACTAGCCACCATGCCTGATGAATTATCTGTCTGTATGTTTGTTAACTCAGGCAGTGAAGCCAACGAATTAGCATTTCGTCTAGCGAGTTGTTACAGCAACTCAAAAGAGCTGTTAGTTGTAGATGGCGCTTATCACGGTAACACCAACGCTTGTATTGAAGCCAGCCCGTACAAGTTTGATGGCCCAGGTGGTGAAGGTGCACAACCTAATGTACATAAAGTGACATTACCAGATCCGTACCGTGGTGAGTATTTAGGTGATACTGCGCAAACAGCAACTGCATATGCAGATAGTGTAAAAGCTGAAATCGCCAAATTGACTGCCCAAGGGAAACACCCTGGTGCTTATATTTGTGAATCATTACAAGGTGTGGCCGGACAAATTATTATGCCACAAGGTTACCTAACTGAAGTTTATGCCCAGGTTAGAGCCGCAGGCGGCGTTTGTATAGCTGACGAAGTACAAGTCGGTTTTGGCCGTGTTGGCACACATATGTGGGCGTTTGAAACACAAAACGTAACGCCAGATATTGTCACCTTAGGTAAACCTATCGGTAATGGTCATCCAATGGCCGCAGTGATCACCACCCAAGCCATCGCCGATGCATTTGTTACCGGTATGGAATATTTCAATACCTTCGGTGGTAACCCTGTTTCTTGCGCCATTGGCACAGCCGTGCTTGATGTGATCAAAGACGAAAAGTTACAACAGCATGCGTTAGAGACCGGTAACTATTTTCAACAACAATTAGCCCAACTGCAGCAAGAATTTAAACTGATTGGCGATGTGCGTGGCCTTGGCTTATTTATTGGTGTTGAGTTGGTTGAAGATAGGATAAGTAAACAACCTGCCACTGATAAAACCTCATGGTTAGTTGAGTACTTTAAGCAAAATCATATTTTATTAAGTACCGAAGGTCCTTTTTACAACATTTTAAAAATCAAACCGCCATTAGCCTTTAACCGCGCTGATGCCGACAAGTTCATTGCTGTGCTTAAAGCTGGTTTAACTGAACTTTTATAA
- the metK gene encoding methionine adenosyltransferase, with translation MTKHYFTSESVSEGHPDKIADQISDAVLDAIIAKDKHARVACETMVKTGVAIISGEVTTEAWVDLETITRKVISDIGYTSSEVGFDGETCGIMNLIGQQSPEIAQGVDRSKPEEQGAGDQGLMFGYATNETPSLMPAPLYYSHRLVERQAEMRKSGVLPWLRPDAKSQVTFIYEDNKPVAIDAVVLSTQHNPDITQDDLHAAVMENIIKHTLPEELLTKDTKYFINPTGRFVIGGPVGDCGLTGRKIIVDTYGGMARHGGGAFSGKDPSKVDRSAAYAGRYVAKNIVAAGLADRCEIQVSYAIGVAEPTSISIETFGTGKIDEDSLIKLVRENFDLRPYGITKMLDLLHPMYQQTAAYGHFGRDPFEMTVGDDTFTAFSWEKTDKAAHLRAAAGL, from the coding sequence ATGACTAAACATTACTTCACTTCAGAGTCAGTATCTGAAGGTCACCCAGATAAAATTGCCGATCAAATTTCTGATGCAGTTCTTGATGCTATTATTGCTAAAGATAAGCATGCTCGTGTGGCGTGTGAAACTATGGTTAAAACCGGTGTTGCTATTATCTCTGGTGAAGTAACTACAGAAGCCTGGGTTGATCTGGAAACCATTACTCGTAAAGTTATTTCTGACATTGGTTATACCTCGTCAGAAGTGGGTTTTGATGGTGAAACTTGTGGCATTATGAACTTAATTGGTCAGCAATCACCTGAAATTGCCCAAGGCGTCGATCGCAGTAAACCTGAAGAGCAAGGTGCTGGCGATCAAGGTTTAATGTTTGGTTACGCAACGAATGAAACACCATCGTTGATGCCTGCACCATTATATTACTCGCACCGCTTAGTTGAGCGTCAAGCAGAAATGCGTAAATCAGGCGTATTGCCTTGGTTACGTCCAGATGCTAAATCGCAAGTTACTTTTATTTATGAAGATAACAAGCCGGTAGCAATTGATGCAGTAGTATTATCTACCCAACATAACCCTGATATTACTCAAGATGATTTACATGCTGCGGTAATGGAAAACATTATCAAGCATACTTTGCCTGAAGAATTACTGACTAAAGATACTAAGTATTTCATCAACCCAACCGGTCGCTTTGTAATTGGTGGCCCGGTAGGTGATTGTGGTTTAACTGGCCGTAAAATTATTGTTGATACTTATGGCGGCATGGCTCGCCATGGTGGCGGTGCTTTCTCTGGTAAAGATCCATCAAAAGTTGATCGCAGTGCGGCATACGCGGGTCGTTATGTTGCTAAGAATATAGTGGCTGCTGGTTTAGCTGACCGTTGTGAAATTCAGGTATCTTATGCTATTGGTGTGGCTGAGCCTACGTCAATTTCTATTGAAACGTTCGGTACCGGTAAAATTGATGAAGATTCGCTAATTAAGTTGGTTCGTGAAAACTTTGATTTACGTCCTTACGGCATTACTAAAATGCTCGATTTATTACATCCTATGTATCAACAAACTGCTGCATATGGCCACTTCGGTCGTGACCCATTTGAAATGACTGTCGGTGATGATACCTTTACTGCATTTAGCTGGGAAAAAACCGACAAAGCCGCTCACTTAAGAGCAGCTGCCGGTTTATAA